From the genome of Pukyongia salina, one region includes:
- a CDS encoding VPS10 domain-containing protein — protein MKTIQLLLATILLFTYQLHSQQKKDDSPPTADKEFHNLKWRNIGPFRGGRSVASSGVVKQDGVWYMGGTGGGVYKSTDDGISWKNISDGFFKTGTVGAIAVSESNPNIVVVGMGEHAARGVMTSMGDGVYKSTDAGKTWTHIGLDYTRHISDVIIHPTNPEIIFIAAQGAQYGPSPDRGVYRSTDGGSSWEKVLYVDENTGASSLSMDMNNPLILYAAMWQHRRYPWTMESGGKSSGFHKSTDGGTTWEPMKSGLPEEFGKSGISVSRANPDRVFAVIEAEGEKGGVYRSDNAGKSWKQINKDRINIARSWYYMEIFADTQNENIVYVLNAPVMKSIDGGKSFTPLPTPHGDNHHLWIHPHNNKIMINSNDGGANVSNNGGESWSTQQNQPTAQFYRVITDNLFPYNLYGGQQDNSAIAIASRTRNGGIDWKDWYSVAGCESAFLAFDPDNPVEVYGGCYQGIIERWMKETGIGKAINEYPEQGLSKPPSEAKYRFNWNAPIISSPHDRNTIYHAGNRVFKTTDGGLSWEAVSPDLTRNEKDKHGPGGGPYTNEAAGGENYNTIMSLVESPHEKGVLYAGTDDGFVQLTRNGGATWSNVTPKGLREGIINSIEVSPHDPGTAYITVMRYKSMDLKPYIYKTNDYGASWTAITNGIKGDHTFVRVVREDPKRKGLLYAGTETGLYISWNDGRDWQAFQLNLPIVPINDLVIHNNDLVAATAGRSFWILDDLGAIQNKQNNTDVLKIYKPRDTPLFFGGQSNNPTIGHNPPSGVIFDYYIKEVVDSIPVTLEVLQNGKVIRTISSEKDEDFKSWPGGPPTPAVLPAKAGFNRYYWNFRRESLPAVSEVFVFGNLSGSHVGPGSYTLRLKQGDAVSETTATITADPNINAMQADFNEQQRMLVEIEAMVKDIHESVNSMRSAGNQLKSYAKLLKHNEKAKDLLSKGDSLHKRITSWEENLIQAKQKTFQDVINYNNKLNSELLFLKSFIEGPMPNVTRGSRQRLADLKEDWKTYEQERNAIINTEMAEYNRRFRELDIPAIIIEEKNE, from the coding sequence ATGAAAACTATCCAATTACTGCTTGCAACCATCCTTTTATTTACCTACCAATTACATTCTCAGCAAAAAAAAGATGACAGCCCGCCAACGGCCGATAAAGAATTTCACAACCTAAAATGGCGCAATATCGGGCCCTTTCGAGGTGGTAGGAGTGTGGCCTCAAGTGGTGTGGTGAAACAGGACGGAGTGTGGTATATGGGTGGCACCGGTGGTGGTGTATACAAAAGTACAGACGACGGTATAAGTTGGAAGAATATATCGGACGGATTCTTTAAAACCGGAACTGTTGGAGCTATCGCCGTTTCGGAAAGTAATCCGAATATCGTGGTGGTTGGCATGGGCGAACATGCGGCCAGGGGTGTAATGACCTCTATGGGAGACGGGGTGTACAAATCTACAGACGCCGGGAAAACATGGACCCATATCGGCCTGGACTATACCCGCCATATTTCCGATGTGATCATTCATCCCACCAATCCGGAGATAATCTTTATTGCTGCCCAGGGTGCGCAATATGGCCCCTCACCGGACCGTGGAGTTTACAGATCGACAGACGGAGGTAGTAGTTGGGAAAAGGTGTTATATGTAGATGAAAATACGGGGGCCTCTTCCCTATCCATGGACATGAACAATCCTTTGATATTATATGCGGCCATGTGGCAGCACAGACGCTATCCCTGGACGATGGAAAGTGGAGGAAAATCATCGGGATTTCACAAATCTACCGATGGGGGAACCACCTGGGAACCTATGAAGTCGGGACTACCAGAGGAATTTGGAAAGTCTGGAATCTCTGTCTCCAGGGCCAATCCGGACAGGGTGTTTGCGGTGATCGAGGCAGAAGGGGAAAAAGGAGGTGTTTACCGCAGTGATAATGCAGGGAAATCATGGAAGCAGATCAACAAGGACCGAATAAATATAGCACGATCCTGGTATTATATGGAGATCTTCGCCGATACCCAAAACGAAAACATAGTTTATGTACTAAACGCACCTGTAATGAAATCGATAGATGGAGGGAAGTCGTTTACTCCCCTACCCACTCCACATGGTGATAATCACCATTTGTGGATCCATCCACACAATAATAAGATCATGATCAATTCTAACGATGGTGGTGCGAATGTTTCCAATAATGGTGGAGAATCATGGAGTACTCAACAAAATCAACCTACGGCTCAATTTTATCGTGTGATCACAGACAATCTGTTTCCATACAATTTGTATGGGGGACAGCAGGATAATTCGGCCATAGCCATTGCCAGCCGAACACGAAACGGAGGTATAGACTGGAAGGACTGGTACTCGGTTGCGGGCTGTGAAAGCGCCTTTCTTGCCTTCGATCCGGATAATCCGGTAGAAGTATATGGAGGTTGCTACCAGGGGATCATAGAGCGATGGATGAAGGAGACGGGTATTGGTAAAGCTATAAATGAGTACCCGGAGCAAGGCTTAAGCAAACCACCCAGTGAGGCGAAATACCGATTTAACTGGAATGCTCCCATTATTAGTTCGCCTCACGATCGTAATACTATTTACCATGCCGGCAACAGGGTTTTTAAAACCACAGATGGTGGATTGAGCTGGGAGGCAGTGAGTCCGGACCTCACAAGAAACGAAAAGGACAAACACGGGCCGGGAGGTGGTCCCTATACCAATGAAGCCGCAGGTGGTGAAAACTACAATACCATCATGTCGCTGGTGGAGTCCCCCCATGAAAAAGGAGTGTTGTACGCCGGTACCGATGACGGCTTTGTACAGCTTACCCGAAATGGAGGAGCTACATGGAGCAACGTAACTCCCAAAGGCCTAAGAGAAGGAATAATAAATAGTATTGAAGTCTCCCCTCATGATCCTGGCACTGCTTATATTACGGTAATGCGTTATAAATCCATGGATCTGAAACCTTATATCTATAAAACCAACGATTACGGTGCTAGCTGGACCGCGATCACTAATGGTATAAAAGGAGATCATACTTTCGTTCGTGTGGTAAGAGAAGACCCCAAAAGGAAAGGACTGCTTTATGCCGGTACCGAAACAGGACTCTATATTTCCTGGAATGATGGTCGCGACTGGCAGGCTTTTCAGCTTAATTTACCGATAGTACCCATCAATGACCTGGTAATCCATAATAATGATCTGGTGGCTGCAACTGCGGGACGCTCTTTCTGGATCCTGGACGACCTGGGAGCTATTCAGAATAAGCAAAATAATACAGATGTCTTAAAGATCTACAAGCCCAGGGATACGCCTTTGTTCTTCGGAGGGCAGAGCAACAATCCTACCATTGGGCATAATCCACCTTCGGGCGTTATATTCGATTACTATATCAAAGAGGTAGTAGACTCTATTCCTGTTACTCTTGAGGTGCTGCAAAATGGCAAAGTGATACGAACGATTAGTAGTGAAAAGGACGAAGATTTTAAATCATGGCCAGGCGGACCTCCTACTCCGGCCGTACTTCCGGCTAAGGCGGGTTTTAACAGATACTACTGGAATTTTAGAAGAGAATCCCTTCCGGCGGTTTCGGAGGTATTTGTCTTCGGAAACCTTTCCGGGTCGCATGTTGGTCCCGGCAGTTATACTCTCAGGCTCAAGCAAGGCGATGCAGTTTCCGAAACTACAGCAACCATAACTGCCGATCCGAACATCAACGCAATGCAAGCCGATTTCAACGAGCAGCAGCGTATGTTGGTGGAGATCGAAGCGATGGTAAAGGATATACACGAATCTGTGAATTCGATGCGTTCGGCGGGTAATCAGCTTAAATCCTATGCTAAATTGCTCAAACATAATGAAAAGGCTAAGGACCTTCTCAGCAAAGGAGATTCACTACATAAAAGGATCACCTCCTGGGAGGAGAATCTTATTCAGGCGAAGCAAAAAACCTTTCAGGATGTGATCAATTACAATAACAAGCTTAATTCGGAGCTTTTATTTCTGAAGAGTTTTATTGAAGGCCCAATGCCAAATGTTACACGAGGATCCAGGCAAAGACTGGCAGATCTGAAGGAAGATTGGAAAACCTACGAGCAGGAACGGAACGCTATTATCAACACCGAAATGGCCGAATATAACCGAAGGTTCAGAGAGCTAGATATCCCGGCTATTATAATAGAAGAGAAAAACGAGTAA
- a CDS encoding phosphotransferase yields the protein MAKLETSKAKKPSNFDDSWEELMDNTDFVQMFLSEVLEDYIQKQRWYGGKSSKLKYIELTEYFRIQKDEEMYYGLILEVNFVEAFYQHYFIPIAFVTDEDYAKNDKILPISIQGTEGFIIDAINLDAFRKVVFERILNARPHDSTRVQYHKGERLTETEYKSSRNMGMEQSNTSVIINDKCVIKFFRRIYANKNPDYEMSLFLSDKKGFKNTPAYLGSLNIIDTDNLMITIALMQEMVENQGDAWEYMLDKLDTIFDNLGKKNINIESLPHAELFARLPIKDVPHEIIDWAGLDIFQKLQKLAQRTAEMHIVLGSEFEDTNFTPQRFNMDYEVWLKNRLLYQFQNRLNTVENNLHKLKDDTLRLADQFLEQKNKIRKRFLAYDWTKMKGERIRVHGDYHLGQVLVTDDDFYILDFEGEPESTIRDRVVKQPPLKDVAGMFRSFHYAVYATIFNNGDKYPFQQDALYHAGECLYRYFIGVFLETYTKMVQEANLNIGYNQERIFMLKYAMLEKAVYELGYEMNARPLWAIIPLEGIASIMNEEQNL from the coding sequence ATGGCTAAGCTGGAAACATCCAAGGCCAAGAAACCTTCGAATTTCGACGATTCCTGGGAGGAATTAATGGATAACACAGATTTTGTCCAGATGTTCCTTTCGGAAGTGCTGGAAGATTATATACAGAAACAGCGATGGTACGGTGGTAAGTCCAGTAAACTTAAGTACATCGAACTCACCGAATATTTCAGAATTCAGAAAGATGAAGAAATGTACTACGGCCTCATCCTGGAAGTCAATTTTGTGGAGGCGTTCTATCAACATTACTTTATTCCTATTGCCTTTGTAACCGACGAAGACTACGCCAAAAACGACAAAATACTCCCTATAAGCATACAGGGTACTGAAGGATTTATAATTGATGCCATAAACCTGGATGCCTTTCGTAAAGTGGTTTTCGAACGAATTTTGAATGCCAGGCCTCACGACTCCACACGAGTGCAATACCACAAGGGGGAACGTCTTACCGAGACCGAATACAAGTCTTCCCGCAATATGGGAATGGAACAAAGTAATACCTCAGTGATCATAAACGATAAATGTGTTATCAAATTCTTCAGAAGGATATATGCAAATAAGAACCCCGATTATGAGATGTCGCTTTTCCTTTCAGATAAAAAAGGATTTAAAAATACCCCGGCCTATTTAGGCAGTTTAAATATCATAGACACGGATAACCTGATGATTACCATTGCCTTGATGCAGGAAATGGTTGAGAATCAAGGTGACGCATGGGAATATATGCTGGACAAACTTGATACGATATTTGATAACCTCGGCAAAAAGAATATTAACATAGAGTCATTGCCACATGCCGAGCTGTTCGCTCGCTTACCTATAAAAGATGTGCCACACGAGATCATAGATTGGGCAGGACTGGATATATTTCAGAAGTTACAGAAACTTGCTCAACGTACCGCCGAAATGCACATCGTACTCGGTTCGGAATTCGAGGATACCAATTTTACCCCTCAGCGTTTCAATATGGACTACGAAGTATGGCTGAAAAACCGACTTCTGTACCAGTTTCAGAATAGGCTGAATACCGTGGAAAATAATCTGCATAAACTGAAGGACGACACCTTAAGACTGGCAGATCAGTTCCTGGAGCAGAAAAATAAGATCCGTAAGCGATTCCTGGCTTACGACTGGACGAAAATGAAGGGTGAAAGAATTAGGGTTCATGGTGATTATCACCTGGGACAGGTTCTTGTAACCGACGACGATTTTTATATTCTTGATTTTGAGGGAGAACCCGAAAGCACCATCCGCGATAGGGTAGTAAAACAACCTCCTTTAAAAGATGTTGCCGGTATGTTCCGCTCCTTCCACTATGCGGTGTACGCAACTATATTCAATAATGGCGACAAATATCCTTTTCAACAGGATGCGTTATATCACGCCGGGGAATGTCTATATCGCTACTTTATTGGGGTATTCCTGGAGACCTATACAAAAATGGTTCAGGAGGCAAATCTTAATATCGGCTATAATCAGGAACGAATTTTTATGCTGAAATACGCCATGCTGGAAAAGGCGGTATATGAGCTAGGCTACGAAATGAATGCGCGTCCGCTTTGGGCTATCATTCCACTGGAGGGTATTGCCTCTATTATGAACGAAGAACAAAATTTATGA
- a CDS encoding glycoside hydrolase family 31 protein codes for MIVNTELEQKGNQFPSAINSFVKEKDKFLITTENDVLLQITVVRDSVLRFRYAPNGSFPKDFSYAISEDAVRGYNHLEYSEEKDRYIIKTSKLQLHLNKANLQKTIYDIDGKLINQDEAGFHWEYSYEHGSDIVKMSKAEQKMECYYGLGDKPMHFNLKGKRVENWVTDQYAFGKDQDPLYKAIPFYIGLHSDISYGIFFDNTFRTFFDFGDERRSVMSYWAQGGEMNYYFIYGPEMNQVVTNYTDLTGKPELPPLWALGYHQSKWSYYPESNVREIAQKFRDLKIPCDAIYLDIDYMDEFRCFTWNKEYFPDPKGMVDDLTEQGFQTVAIIDPGIKIDKDYDIYREALEKDYFCKRADGPLMRGKVWPGECNFPDFTNPEVRAWWSGLYKELIEDIGVKGVWNDMNEPAVMEVPTKTFPLDVRHNYDGNPCSHSKAHNIYGMQMAKATYEGVKQFVYPKRPFIITRAAYAGTQRYSSSWTGDNVASWEHLWIANQQVQRMAISGMSFIGTDIGGFAEQPTGELFVRWIQLGIFHPFCRTHSSGDHGDQEPWAFDENVTNIVRKFIELRYKMLPYLYTAFYQYVEEGTPMVQPLVLFDQKDHQTYYRTDEFMFGKQILVCPILEPNSKGRRMYIPRGKWYNYWTHDVVQGGKEVWVDADIDSIPLFVKEGAIIPKYPVQQYVGEKEIEEVELEVYYKEGKEKSVLYEDANDGYDYKKGRFSYRTFKLTGHKNQLIIQQHKEGSYVTPYTKFKLDLKRLPFEIKTIEVDNQETSLSKLKVNGNTSLEVDKNFTELHLIGK; via the coding sequence ATGATTGTAAACACCGAATTAGAACAAAAAGGGAACCAGTTTCCCTCCGCCATAAATAGTTTCGTAAAAGAAAAAGATAAATTCCTCATCACCACCGAAAATGACGTGCTCTTACAAATTACTGTTGTAAGAGATAGTGTACTAAGATTTAGATATGCGCCTAACGGAAGTTTTCCAAAGGACTTTTCGTATGCGATCTCCGAAGATGCCGTACGCGGATATAATCATCTGGAATATTCGGAAGAAAAAGACCGCTACATCATTAAAACATCCAAACTCCAGCTACACCTCAACAAAGCCAACCTGCAGAAGACGATTTACGATATAGACGGGAAGCTTATAAATCAGGATGAAGCCGGTTTTCATTGGGAGTACAGCTATGAGCATGGGAGTGATATCGTAAAGATGAGTAAAGCCGAACAGAAGATGGAATGCTACTATGGGCTTGGAGACAAACCTATGCATTTCAACCTGAAAGGAAAGCGTGTAGAAAACTGGGTGACCGATCAATATGCCTTCGGCAAGGATCAGGATCCACTTTATAAAGCCATTCCTTTCTACATTGGTCTTCACAGTGATATCTCGTATGGGATCTTTTTTGATAATACCTTCCGTACTTTTTTCGATTTTGGAGATGAACGCCGAAGCGTTATGAGTTACTGGGCTCAGGGCGGTGAAATGAACTATTACTTTATATACGGCCCTGAAATGAATCAGGTCGTCACCAACTACACAGACCTTACCGGTAAACCCGAACTCCCGCCATTATGGGCCCTTGGATATCACCAGAGTAAGTGGAGTTATTATCCTGAGAGCAACGTTCGCGAGATCGCACAGAAATTCCGCGACCTGAAAATACCTTGTGATGCTATTTACCTGGATATTGATTATATGGACGAATTCCGCTGTTTTACTTGGAATAAGGAATATTTTCCGGATCCCAAGGGTATGGTAGACGATCTCACCGAACAAGGGTTTCAAACCGTCGCCATAATCGACCCGGGAATCAAGATCGATAAGGATTACGACATATACAGAGAAGCATTAGAAAAGGATTATTTCTGTAAAAGGGCTGATGGCCCTCTGATGAGAGGAAAAGTATGGCCGGGAGAGTGTAATTTCCCCGATTTTACGAATCCTGAAGTACGTGCCTGGTGGAGTGGTCTTTACAAAGAACTCATAGAAGATATTGGTGTGAAAGGCGTATGGAACGACATGAACGAACCTGCTGTTATGGAGGTACCTACCAAAACTTTCCCATTAGATGTTCGACATAATTACGACGGCAACCCATGTAGCCATAGCAAAGCGCATAATATCTATGGAATGCAGATGGCAAAAGCTACCTATGAGGGAGTAAAGCAATTTGTTTACCCGAAACGACCTTTTATAATCACAAGAGCTGCATATGCGGGAACTCAACGATACAGTTCTTCATGGACAGGTGATAACGTGGCCAGCTGGGAGCATTTATGGATCGCCAATCAGCAGGTGCAGCGTATGGCGATCTCGGGGATGTCCTTTATTGGAACCGATATAGGAGGTTTCGCCGAACAACCAACCGGTGAGCTCTTTGTGCGATGGATACAATTAGGGATCTTTCATCCTTTCTGCCGTACCCACTCTTCCGGTGATCACGGTGATCAGGAGCCCTGGGCGTTCGATGAGAATGTAACCAACATAGTTAGGAAGTTCATCGAATTGCGTTATAAAATGCTGCCTTATCTATATACAGCCTTCTATCAATATGTAGAAGAGGGCACACCTATGGTGCAGCCGTTAGTGCTCTTCGACCAGAAAGACCATCAAACTTATTATCGCACCGATGAGTTCATGTTTGGGAAACAGATCCTGGTTTGCCCAATCCTGGAACCCAATTCCAAGGGACGCAGAATGTATATCCCAAGGGGTAAATGGTATAACTACTGGACTCATGATGTGGTTCAAGGAGGTAAGGAAGTTTGGGTTGACGCCGACATTGATTCCATTCCATTATTTGTAAAAGAAGGAGCAATAATCCCTAAATACCCGGTACAGCAGTATGTAGGTGAAAAAGAGATCGAAGAAGTAGAACTGGAAGTTTATTATAAAGAAGGTAAGGAAAAATCTGTCTTATACGAAGACGCAAACGACGGTTACGATTATAAAAAAGGTCGGTTTAGTTATCGAACTTTCAAACTTACCGGACATAAGAACCAGCTTATCATACAGCAGCATAAGGAAGGAAGTTACGTAACACCCTACACGAAGTTTAAGCTGGATCTAAAAAGATTGCCCTTCGAGATTAAGACCATTGAAGTTGACAACCAGGAGACATCGCTTTCCAAATTAAAAGTTAACGGAAATACTTCATTGGAAGTTGATAAGAACTTTACCGAACTGCACTTAATTGGCAAATAG
- the glgB gene encoding 1,4-alpha-glucan branching protein GlgB, with protein MSNVIPHSLFTDFDIDLFKAGKHFRLYEKLGAHLTEVDGKKGVYFAVWAPSAKAVSVIGDFNFWIEGEHPLNIRWDSSGIWEGFIPNVEKGAKYKYKIHSHHGDIKTEKADPFAARCEHPPNTASIVWDTTYTWKDKNWMKKRKDINRLDKPFSVYEVHLGSWMHKAEENRPLSYLELASELTAYVKKMNFTHVEFMPIMEYPYDPSWGYQLTGYFAPTSRFGYPEDFMFLVDELHKNDIGVILDWVPSHFPEDAHGLGNFDGSHLYEHPDRRKGYHPDWKSLIFNYGRNEVRAFLISNAVFWLDRYHADGLRVDAVASMLYLDYSREDGEWEPNQYGGRENLDAISFFKELNEEIYGSFDGVQTIAEESTSFPMVSKPTYLGGLGFGMKWMMGWMHDTLEYFKKEPIYRKHHQNDITFSMTYAFTENFMLPLSHDEVVYGKQSILGRMPGDEWQRFANLRLLYSYMYTHPGSKLLFMGGEFGQSDEWNFQQSLDWHLLEYDYHKGIQKLVAEVNNLYRNEPALHEKQFVSEGFEWIDYNDSENSVLAYVRKGENEKDDLVLIANMTPVPREEYRIGLPASGSYKLIFNSDAPEFGGSGYKIAKQYTSEAVEWQHRAQSVVLDLAPLGVMVLKKFKSAKKS; from the coding sequence ATGAGCAACGTAATTCCGCATAGTTTATTTACCGATTTCGATATCGACCTCTTCAAGGCGGGAAAGCACTTTAGGCTTTACGAGAAACTAGGGGCCCATCTCACCGAAGTAGATGGGAAAAAAGGAGTTTATTTTGCCGTTTGGGCTCCATCGGCGAAAGCAGTTTCTGTAATTGGTGATTTTAATTTTTGGATAGAGGGTGAACATCCGCTTAATATTAGATGGGACTCATCCGGGATTTGGGAAGGATTTATACCCAACGTGGAAAAAGGGGCAAAATATAAGTATAAGATCCACTCTCATCACGGCGATATTAAAACCGAAAAAGCAGATCCCTTTGCAGCGCGATGTGAACATCCTCCAAACACAGCCTCCATTGTCTGGGACACTACCTATACATGGAAGGACAAGAACTGGATGAAAAAGCGAAAGGATATTAATCGCCTGGATAAGCCTTTTTCTGTTTACGAAGTTCACCTGGGGTCCTGGATGCACAAAGCCGAAGAGAATCGGCCCCTTAGCTACCTGGAGCTCGCCAGTGAACTAACAGCGTATGTGAAGAAAATGAATTTTACCCATGTAGAGTTCATGCCTATTATGGAATATCCCTACGATCCTTCCTGGGGATACCAGCTTACGGGTTACTTCGCACCCACTTCCCGATTTGGCTATCCGGAAGATTTTATGTTCCTGGTAGACGAATTACACAAAAATGACATTGGCGTGATCCTGGATTGGGTACCTTCTCATTTTCCGGAGGATGCGCACGGACTTGGAAATTTTGACGGATCACATTTGTACGAACATCCGGACCGGCGAAAGGGGTATCACCCCGACTGGAAGAGTTTAATATTCAATTATGGCAGAAACGAAGTTCGTGCCTTCCTTATTAGTAACGCGGTTTTCTGGTTAGACCGATATCACGCCGACGGCCTGAGAGTAGATGCTGTTGCGAGTATGCTATATCTGGATTATTCTAGGGAAGACGGAGAATGGGAACCTAATCAATATGGCGGCAGGGAGAACCTGGATGCCATTTCGTTCTTTAAAGAATTGAATGAAGAGATCTACGGAAGTTTTGACGGGGTACAAACCATAGCCGAAGAATCTACCTCCTTCCCTATGGTTTCCAAACCTACCTATTTGGGCGGACTGGGCTTCGGAATGAAATGGATGATGGGCTGGATGCACGATACCCTCGAATATTTTAAAAAAGAACCCATTTACCGAAAGCATCACCAGAACGATATCACCTTTAGCATGACCTATGCCTTTACCGAGAACTTCATGCTTCCCTTAAGTCACGATGAAGTTGTATACGGCAAGCAGTCGATCTTAGGGCGTATGCCTGGCGATGAATGGCAACGGTTTGCCAATCTAAGGCTGTTGTATAGTTATATGTACACGCATCCCGGAAGTAAGTTGCTTTTTATGGGAGGTGAATTTGGACAGAGTGATGAATGGAATTTTCAGCAAAGCCTGGACTGGCATTTACTGGAATACGACTATCATAAGGGGATTCAGAAATTAGTTGCTGAAGTAAATAATCTGTACCGAAATGAGCCGGCCTTACACGAAAAGCAATTTGTAAGTGAAGGCTTCGAATGGATAGATTATAACGATTCAGAAAATTCGGTTTTGGCCTATGTGCGGAAGGGCGAGAATGAGAAGGATGATCTTGTTCTGATAGCCAACATGACACCCGTTCCCAGGGAAGAATACCGCATTGGTTTGCCAGCCTCTGGTAGCTACAAACTAATTTTCAATAGTGATGCTCCGGAGTTTGGAGGAAGCGGTTATAAGATCGCAAAACAATATACTTCCGAAGCTGTAGAGTGGCAACACAGGGCTCAGTCTGTAGTACTCGATCTGGCTCCACTGGGCGTTATGGTCCTTAAAAAGTTTAAATCGGCCAAAAAAAGTTAA